The Fibrobacter sp. genomic interval CAGCGTGTCGCCTTCTGGGGTCAGGGCATCTAGACTGGCCGACTGGAAAACCGTGGGGTCTCCGTGCAGCTCTTCCATGTACAACACTTCGCCGCCGTTTTTCCGCAGGAACCTTTGGGCCTGCAGCAGGTAGTGGGTGATGGTCCGTCCGTTCCCCAGCACCCAGATTTCCCGTTTCTTTCTGGACTTTTGCGTTTGCACCACTTCCAGGTGGTTCTTCAGTTTTTCTACGAAGGGGGTGGTGTCCTGCACGGCGGCGGTGGTGTCCGGAGTGGCGACAGTGGCGGAATCCCGGTTGAAAAGTTTTTCGCCGATGCTTGTTTCTTGCAGCACGAAAGCCGCCCCGGAGATAATCCCAAGGACAATAAAGATGGCAAGAACGTGCTTCAGCTTTTTCATCGCTTGGGAAAGATAGCTAAATTAAAACCGTATGCCTGTTCTCTTTGCCCTCTGTGGCCCCACTGGAGTCGGAAAGTCGAGCCTTTCCCTTGAACTTGCGGAGCGTTACCATGCCGAAATCATCGGTGTGGATTCCCGCCAGATATACAGGGGCTTCGCTATCGGCACGGCACAGCCGTCGGTGTCCGAGATGCAGAGGGTAAACCACCACCTGATAAACTTCTGCGAACCTAGCCGGGTTTATTCCGCCGGGGATTTCTGTAACGATGTCCGTGCTCTTCTTGAGGCGAACCCGCAGAAGAATTACATCTTGGTGGGTGGCACAGGGCTTTACCTGCAGGCATTGATGCTTGGGCTCCCGAAAATTCCCGCCATTGACGGTGGTGTGCGGGAGTCCTTGGAGGCGGACTGCGAAAAATTCGGACTCCCTTGGCTCTGCGACGAGGCCCGGAAAGTGGATCCCGAATCTATGGAAGGTGCCGACGAGAACAACAGGCACCGCATTGTCCGGATTCTGGAGGTTTACCGTGGCACGGGACGCAAGCTTTCGGAGTGGAAGCAGGAACGCTCCGGCGGCATCGGGAATATTCCCGTCTATTTTCTCAACCGCAGTCGCGAGAATCTCTACGCCCGCATAAACGAACGTGTTGACCAGATGGTCCGCGACGGCTGGCTGCAAGAAATCCGTTCGCTGGCGCAAAGGGTTCCGCTTACGGCTCCGGCGTGGCAA includes:
- the miaA gene encoding tRNA (adenosine(37)-N6)-dimethylallyltransferase MiaA; its protein translation is MPVLFALCGPTGVGKSSLSLELAERYHAEIIGVDSRQIYRGFAIGTAQPSVSEMQRVNHHLINFCEPSRVYSAGDFCNDVRALLEANPQKNYILVGGTGLYLQALMLGLPKIPAIDGGVRESLEADCEKFGLPWLCDEARKVDPESMEGADENNRHRIVRILEVYRGTGRKLSEWKQERSGGIGNIPVYFLNRSRENLYARINERVDQMVRDGWLQEIRSLAQRVPLTAPAWQSLGYRELLAAKDDSEIKTVLDKVKQQTRNYAKRQITWFSRQVNSIQINIDSEDALSVITTP